The following proteins are co-located in the Cupriavidus pauculus genome:
- a CDS encoding HlyD family efflux transporter periplasmic adaptor subunit: MKDDNRDNRLRPLNEALEDHSAEGIALLSAEPRRLTLLTVVVTGVLVLCALLWSFFGHADVIVTAQGTLAPESEVRRFYAPVDGELVDLYVAEGQPVSKDDVVARLNARGAIEAAANALQAQLKLEDAEREWKQFPERKALLERRALALKQQIELGTRQHENRLAEGTTRLAEQQRAQLAEARSNLENARRARDFARQEQDRYARLFALPAGGGVSQSQVEAKRAATLDAENTLRVAQSRLTELDARLAQQYTQASALLEGSGQELASLRVQYDAAVREIASTEDKLRLQVQTARLVADAAARIRFENIDKDNFLLILAPVAGVVTDVTSTQRGDKVQANTPLGGIAPKDARPMLRIEIAERDRAFLREGLPVKLKFSAFPYQRYGLIAGTLEYISPATKPSGPDKQPVYEGRVRLAQDYYSVASNKYPLRYGMTATAEIVVRERRLIDLGLDPFRQVAG; this comes from the coding sequence ATGAAGGACGACAACCGCGACAACCGGCTGCGGCCGCTGAACGAGGCGCTGGAAGACCACAGCGCCGAGGGCATCGCGCTGCTCAGCGCCGAGCCCCGCCGGCTGACGCTGCTGACCGTGGTCGTCACCGGCGTGCTGGTGCTGTGCGCGCTGCTGTGGTCGTTCTTCGGGCATGCGGACGTGATCGTCACCGCGCAGGGCACGCTGGCGCCCGAGTCAGAGGTGCGGCGCTTCTACGCGCCGGTCGATGGCGAGCTGGTGGACCTGTACGTGGCCGAGGGCCAGCCCGTGTCGAAGGACGACGTGGTGGCGCGGCTCAACGCGCGCGGCGCGATCGAGGCCGCCGCCAACGCGCTGCAGGCCCAGCTCAAGCTGGAGGACGCCGAGCGCGAATGGAAGCAGTTTCCGGAGCGCAAGGCGTTGCTGGAACGGCGGGCGCTGGCGCTGAAGCAGCAGATCGAGCTGGGCACGCGCCAGCACGAGAACCGGCTGGCCGAAGGCACGACGCGGCTGGCCGAGCAGCAGCGCGCGCAACTGGCCGAGGCGCGCAGCAACCTGGAGAACGCCCGCCGCGCGCGTGATTTCGCGCGGCAGGAGCAGGACCGCTATGCCCGGCTGTTCGCGCTGCCGGCTGGCGGCGGCGTGTCGCAATCGCAGGTCGAGGCCAAGCGCGCCGCCACGCTGGACGCCGAGAACACGCTGCGCGTGGCGCAGTCGCGGCTGACGGAGCTCGACGCCCGGCTGGCGCAGCAATACACGCAGGCCAGCGCGCTGCTGGAAGGCAGCGGGCAGGAGCTGGCGAGCCTGCGCGTGCAGTACGACGCGGCGGTGCGCGAGATCGCCAGTACCGAGGACAAGCTGCGGCTGCAGGTGCAGACGGCCCGGCTGGTGGCCGATGCCGCCGCGCGCATCCGCTTCGAGAACATCGACAAGGACAACTTCCTGCTGATCCTGGCGCCGGTGGCCGGGGTGGTGACCGACGTCACGTCGACGCAGCGCGGCGACAAGGTGCAGGCCAACACGCCGCTGGGCGGCATCGCGCCCAAGGACGCGCGGCCGATGCTGCGCATCGAGATTGCCGAGCGCGACCGCGCGTTCCTGCGCGAGGGGCTGCCTGTGAAGCTCAAGTTCAGCGCGTTTCCGTACCAGCGCTACGGGCTGATCGCGGGCACGCTCGAATACATCTCGCCAGCCACCAAGCCGTCCGGGCCGGACAAGCAGCCCGTGTACGAGGGCCGCGTGCGGCTGGCGCAGGACTACTACAGCGTGGCGAGCAACAAGTACCCGCTGCGCTACGGCATGACCGCCACGGCCGAGATCGTGGTGCGGGAGCGGCGCCTGATCGACCTGGGGCTCGACCCCTTCCGGCAGGTGGCGGGCTGA